One Antennarius striatus isolate MH-2024 chromosome 17, ASM4005453v1, whole genome shotgun sequence genomic window carries:
- the orc3 gene encoding origin recognition complex subunit 3 isoform X2 encodes MTTSSVSKGCFVFKPSAKKKKTLSLEDHFTHGCEDAENSQTRFQICQHLWDKIKTDSEILQDELYRNILDSLLDFTKKCSVTRQHSDWASQMRASEIPTAALVLGVNVPDHEMTFQSLFELLQQSVTPFVTSIQAKECGALKHLMKRVLERLMGTTVVDDDEEEEEAEQNSALLHKNVYCSLSTLCDWYDSKTKKSRTGTPGKKRNSSSDEQQPPIVIIFKDLEAFNPKVLQDFILICSRYIERLPLMFIFGIATSPSTIQHMLPHSVSSLLCIELFQSLACTQHLSTVIDKLILTHHFPFKLNGKVMQVLMSIFLYHDFSVRNFTKGIQLALLEHFHSQPLSVLCCNKKEALRNMTKLSDSNLEKIRLLPSFKRYVEKQETQDQVNLLTNDGHVKEVCQKLIKDLHKYHKNFYPVLRCLHTLTSSLPRYPLGKQLRELYLVCLEKNVWENEDYLTAMKLLKMLAKDELVRMLQRCEEILQPVKSKKMRNTVVQLKDLLTTFKQLDISAETPCVEDTITSPVKDLQKKTDLFQLQKTLLEMNRSRRAKRLSPFEALRNEAVEFIDNLVKSHLSPPESQTLNEVCYYSSSATVRRHLNATPRTSIQAALSSPYYYLQNEILKTDDGSVSNTAPDICIAYKLHLECGRLINLYDWLEAYSTVVSAAEGNDSDSGATGKVDEIKHARFIQAVSELEFLGFIKPTKQKTDHVARLTWGGC; translated from the exons ATGACTACTTCATCTGTTTCAAAG GGCTGTTTTGTCTTCAAGCCGAGTgctaagaagaaaaagacactCAGTTTGG AAGATCATTTCACCCACGGCTGCGAAGATGCTGAGAATAGTCAAACAAGATTTCAAATTTGCCAACATCTATGGGACAAAATTAAAACTGATTCCGAG ATTTTACAGGATGAGCTCTACAGGAACATTTTGGACAGCTTACTGGACTTCACAAAGAAGTGCTCCGTCACTCGCCAGCACAGTGACTGGGCCTCACAGATGAGGGCCAGTGAGATTCCCACAGCGGCTCTTGTGCTTG GTGTGAACGTTCCAGACCATGAGATGACTTTTCAGAGTCTGTTTGAGCTACTCCAGCAGTCTGTTACTCCTTTTGTGACATCCATACAGGCCAAAGAGTGTGGAG CATTGAAGCATTTGATGAAGAGGGTCCTGGAGAGGTTAATGGGTACTACCgtggttgatgatgatgaagaagaagaggaggctgaACAGAACAGTGCTCTGCTCCACAAGAATGTGTACTGCTCCCTCTCTACGCTATGTGATTGGTATGATTCAAAAACAAAG AAATCCAGAACTGGTACTCCTGGGAAAAAACGTAACTCTTCTTCAGATGAGCAGCAGCCCCCCattgtaattattttcaaaGATTTGGAGGCCTTCAATCCAAAGGTTCTTCAGGACTTTATACTCATTTGCAG CCGGTACATTGAACGCCTCCCTCTGATGTTCATCTTTGGTATCGCTACATCACCCAGCACCATCCAACACATGCTGCCCCACTCTGTGTCCTCCCTGCTGTGTATTGAGCTCTTCCAGTCTCTGGCCTGCACTCAGCATCTGTCCACAGTCATTGACAAG TTGATCCTGACACATCACTTCCCGTTTAAGCTCAACGGCAAGGTGATGCAGGTTCTGATGAGCATCTTCCTCTACCACGATTTCTCAGTGAGAAATTTCACCAAAGGCATCCAG CTAGCACTGCTGGAACACTTCCACTCTCAACCACTGAGTGTTCTTTGCTGTAATAAGAAGGAGGCTCTGCGCAATATGACAAAGCTCAGTGACAGTAACTTGGAAAAGATCAGGCTTCTACCGTCCTTCAAGAG ATATGTAGAAAAGCAGGAAACTCAGGATCAAGTGAATCTTTTGACAAATGATGGTCATGTCAAG gAAGTGTGTCAGAAGCTGATAAAAGACCTTCATAAATATCACAAGAACTTCTATCCTGTCCTGAGGTGTCTCCATACTCTGACCTCATCTTTACCTCGATACCCACTCGGGAAACAG CTTAGAGAGCTCTACTTAGTATGTCTGGAGAAGAATGTATGGGAGAATGAAGACTATCTGACAGCCATGAAACTTCTCAA GATGCTGGCCAAAGATGAGCTGGTCCGTATGCTACAGAGGTGTGAGGAAATTTTGCAACCTGTCAAGTCAAAGAAGATGAGGAACACTGTTGTCCAACTAAAAGACTTACTCACAACGTTTAAACAATTGGACA TTTCTGCTGAAACTCCATGTGTGGAAGACACTATAACATCTCCAGTGAAAGATCTTCAGAAGAAAACAGATCTGTTCCAGCTgcagaag ACACTGCTGGAGATGAACCGGTCTAGGAGAGCCAAAAGACTGAGCCCATTCGAGGCTCTGCGAAATGAAGCTGTGGAATTTATAGACAATTTAGTGAA GAGCCATTTATCTCCCCCTGAGTCTCAGACACTGAATGAAGTTTGTTACTATAGTTCTTCTGCTACTGTGAGGCGTCACCTCAATGCAACACCTCGAACCTCCATCCAGGCTGCTCTCAGCAGTCCCTACTATTATCTTCAG AATGAGATTCTAAAGACTGATGATGGATCTGTTTCCAATACCGCCCCTGACATCTGCATCGCATATAAACTCCACCTGGAGTGCGGCAGGCTAATAAACCTTTACGACTGGCTTGAA gctTATTCCACTGTGGTCTCTGCTGCTGAGGGTAACGATTCAGATTCTGGTGCTACTGGTAAGGTGGACGAGATCAAACA TGCCCGTTTCATCCAAGCGGTGTCAGAACTTGAATTTCTGGGCTTCATCAAGCCCACCAAGCAGAAGACCGACCACGTGGCTCGACTCACATGGGGAGGGTGCTGA
- the LOC137611139 gene encoding akirin-2-like isoform X2, giving the protein MACGATLKRTMDFDPLMSPTSPKRRRCIPVAPSSSSSSPRKYLNMEPSPFGQSSSTVSAEQILNSIKQEYKRIQKRKHLDGGYHQTDCCYSPESPSHLSTMNISRSSPGGISPTRKEQPLFTLRQVGMICERLLKEREEKVREEYEETMTSKLAEQYDTFVKFTHDQLMRRFGEQPASYVS; this is encoded by the exons ATGGCGTGTGGAGCCACCCTGAAGAGGACTATGGATTTCGATCCGTTGATGAGTCCTACGTCCCCTAAAAGACGAAGATGCATCCCTGTGGCACCGTCGTCGTCATCCTCATCCCCTAGGAAATATCTTAACATGGAACCTTCGCCATTTGGGCAGTCTTCGTCAACAGTCAGCGCAG AACAAATCCTCAACAGCATTAAGCAGGAGTACAAGCGCATTCAAAAGCGGAAGCATCTAGatggaggctaccaccagacaGATTGCTGCTATTCTCCAGAGTCCCCATCCCATTTGTCGACCATGAATATTTCCA GATCATCCCCTGGAGGCATTTCTCCTACTAGAAAAGAACAGCCATTATTCACCCTCAGGCAGGTTGGAATGATCTGTGAACGTCTGCTGAAAGAAAGGGAAGAAAAGGTGCGGGAGGAGTATGAAGAGACCATGACTTCAAAACTGGCAG AACAATATGACACCTTTGTGAAGTTCACACATGACCAGTTAATGCGACGATTTGGGGAGCAACCTGCTAGCT ATGTTTCCTGA
- the LOC137611139 gene encoding akirin-2-like isoform X1, translated as MACGATLKRTMDFDPLMSPTSPKRRRCIPVAPSSSSSSPRKYLNMEPSPFGQSSSTVSAEQILNSIKQEYKRIQKRKHLDGGYHQTDCCYSPESPSHLSTMNISSMSGSSPGGISPTRKEQPLFTLRQVGMICERLLKEREEKVREEYEETMTSKLAEQYDTFVKFTHDQLMRRFGEQPASYVS; from the exons ATGGCGTGTGGAGCCACCCTGAAGAGGACTATGGATTTCGATCCGTTGATGAGTCCTACGTCCCCTAAAAGACGAAGATGCATCCCTGTGGCACCGTCGTCGTCATCCTCATCCCCTAGGAAATATCTTAACATGGAACCTTCGCCATTTGGGCAGTCTTCGTCAACAGTCAGCGCAG AACAAATCCTCAACAGCATTAAGCAGGAGTACAAGCGCATTCAAAAGCGGAAGCATCTAGatggaggctaccaccagacaGATTGCTGCTATTCTCCAGAGTCCCCATCCCATTTGTCGACCATGAATATTTCCAGTATGTCAG GATCATCCCCTGGAGGCATTTCTCCTACTAGAAAAGAACAGCCATTATTCACCCTCAGGCAGGTTGGAATGATCTGTGAACGTCTGCTGAAAGAAAGGGAAGAAAAGGTGCGGGAGGAGTATGAAGAGACCATGACTTCAAAACTGGCAG AACAATATGACACCTTTGTGAAGTTCACACATGACCAGTTAATGCGACGATTTGGGGAGCAACCTGCTAGCT ATGTTTCCTGA
- the orc3 gene encoding origin recognition complex subunit 3 isoform X1, with amino-acid sequence MTTSSVSKGCFVFKPSAKKKKTLSLEDHFTHGCEDAENSQTRFQICQHLWDKIKTDSEILQDELYRNILDSLLDFTKKCSVTRQHSDWASQMRASEIPTAALVLGVNVPDHEMTFQSLFELLQQSVTPFVTSIQAKECGALKHLMKRVLERLMGTTVVDDDEEEEEAEQNSALLHKNVYCSLSTLCDWYDSKTKKSRTGTPGKKRNSSSDEQQPPIVIIFKDLEAFNPKVLQDFILICSRYIERLPLMFIFGIATSPSTIQHMLPHSVSSLLCIELFQSLACTQHLSTVIDKLILTHHFPFKLNGKVMQVLMSIFLYHDFSVRNFTKGIQLALLEHFHSQPLSVLCCNKKEALRNMTKLSDSNLEKIRLLPSFKRYVEKQETQDQVNLLTNDGHVKEVCQKLIKDLHKYHKNFYPVLRCLHTLTSSLPRYPLGKQLRELYLVCLEKNVWENEDYLTAMKLLKMLAKDELVRMLQRCEEILQPVKSKKMRNTVVQLKDLLTTFKQLDTVSAETPCVEDTITSPVKDLQKKTDLFQLQKTLLEMNRSRRAKRLSPFEALRNEAVEFIDNLVKSHLSPPESQTLNEVCYYSSSATVRRHLNATPRTSIQAALSSPYYYLQNEILKTDDGSVSNTAPDICIAYKLHLECGRLINLYDWLEAYSTVVSAAEGNDSDSGATGKVDEIKHARFIQAVSELEFLGFIKPTKQKTDHVARLTWGGC; translated from the exons ATGACTACTTCATCTGTTTCAAAG GGCTGTTTTGTCTTCAAGCCGAGTgctaagaagaaaaagacactCAGTTTGG AAGATCATTTCACCCACGGCTGCGAAGATGCTGAGAATAGTCAAACAAGATTTCAAATTTGCCAACATCTATGGGACAAAATTAAAACTGATTCCGAG ATTTTACAGGATGAGCTCTACAGGAACATTTTGGACAGCTTACTGGACTTCACAAAGAAGTGCTCCGTCACTCGCCAGCACAGTGACTGGGCCTCACAGATGAGGGCCAGTGAGATTCCCACAGCGGCTCTTGTGCTTG GTGTGAACGTTCCAGACCATGAGATGACTTTTCAGAGTCTGTTTGAGCTACTCCAGCAGTCTGTTACTCCTTTTGTGACATCCATACAGGCCAAAGAGTGTGGAG CATTGAAGCATTTGATGAAGAGGGTCCTGGAGAGGTTAATGGGTACTACCgtggttgatgatgatgaagaagaagaggaggctgaACAGAACAGTGCTCTGCTCCACAAGAATGTGTACTGCTCCCTCTCTACGCTATGTGATTGGTATGATTCAAAAACAAAG AAATCCAGAACTGGTACTCCTGGGAAAAAACGTAACTCTTCTTCAGATGAGCAGCAGCCCCCCattgtaattattttcaaaGATTTGGAGGCCTTCAATCCAAAGGTTCTTCAGGACTTTATACTCATTTGCAG CCGGTACATTGAACGCCTCCCTCTGATGTTCATCTTTGGTATCGCTACATCACCCAGCACCATCCAACACATGCTGCCCCACTCTGTGTCCTCCCTGCTGTGTATTGAGCTCTTCCAGTCTCTGGCCTGCACTCAGCATCTGTCCACAGTCATTGACAAG TTGATCCTGACACATCACTTCCCGTTTAAGCTCAACGGCAAGGTGATGCAGGTTCTGATGAGCATCTTCCTCTACCACGATTTCTCAGTGAGAAATTTCACCAAAGGCATCCAG CTAGCACTGCTGGAACACTTCCACTCTCAACCACTGAGTGTTCTTTGCTGTAATAAGAAGGAGGCTCTGCGCAATATGACAAAGCTCAGTGACAGTAACTTGGAAAAGATCAGGCTTCTACCGTCCTTCAAGAG ATATGTAGAAAAGCAGGAAACTCAGGATCAAGTGAATCTTTTGACAAATGATGGTCATGTCAAG gAAGTGTGTCAGAAGCTGATAAAAGACCTTCATAAATATCACAAGAACTTCTATCCTGTCCTGAGGTGTCTCCATACTCTGACCTCATCTTTACCTCGATACCCACTCGGGAAACAG CTTAGAGAGCTCTACTTAGTATGTCTGGAGAAGAATGTATGGGAGAATGAAGACTATCTGACAGCCATGAAACTTCTCAA GATGCTGGCCAAAGATGAGCTGGTCCGTATGCTACAGAGGTGTGAGGAAATTTTGCAACCTGTCAAGTCAAAGAAGATGAGGAACACTGTTGTCCAACTAAAAGACTTACTCACAACGTTTAAACAATTGGACA CAGTTTCTGCTGAAACTCCATGTGTGGAAGACACTATAACATCTCCAGTGAAAGATCTTCAGAAGAAAACAGATCTGTTCCAGCTgcagaag ACACTGCTGGAGATGAACCGGTCTAGGAGAGCCAAAAGACTGAGCCCATTCGAGGCTCTGCGAAATGAAGCTGTGGAATTTATAGACAATTTAGTGAA GAGCCATTTATCTCCCCCTGAGTCTCAGACACTGAATGAAGTTTGTTACTATAGTTCTTCTGCTACTGTGAGGCGTCACCTCAATGCAACACCTCGAACCTCCATCCAGGCTGCTCTCAGCAGTCCCTACTATTATCTTCAG AATGAGATTCTAAAGACTGATGATGGATCTGTTTCCAATACCGCCCCTGACATCTGCATCGCATATAAACTCCACCTGGAGTGCGGCAGGCTAATAAACCTTTACGACTGGCTTGAA gctTATTCCACTGTGGTCTCTGCTGCTGAGGGTAACGATTCAGATTCTGGTGCTACTGGTAAGGTGGACGAGATCAAACA TGCCCGTTTCATCCAAGCGGTGTCAGAACTTGAATTTCTGGGCTTCATCAAGCCCACCAAGCAGAAGACCGACCACGTGGCTCGACTCACATGGGGAGGGTGCTGA